The Cygnus atratus isolate AKBS03 ecotype Queensland, Australia chromosome 7, CAtr_DNAZoo_HiC_assembly, whole genome shotgun sequence genome includes a window with the following:
- the VAX1 gene encoding ventral anterior homeobox 1, with amino-acid sequence MFGKQDKMDVRCSSETEANRVSKNGHKEGKESKGSEGNISTSFLKDQQGTFSASAATEDCNKSKSSSADPDYCRRILVRDAKGSIREIILPKGLDLDRPKRTRTSFTAEQLYRLEMEFQRCQYVVGRERTELARQLNLSETQVKVWFQNRRTKQKKDQGKDSELRSVVSETAATCSVLRLLEQGRLLSPPGLPGLLPPCGTGPLGSALRGPGLAAGTGSSAAAAAAAAAPPGGSPHPAAGGSAAGPPPPGALHGAAAAAAGPGLFGLPVPSLLGSVAGRLASAPLAVAGSLAGNLQELSARYLSSSAFEPYSRTSNKESAEKKALD; translated from the exons ATGTTTGGGAAACAAGACAAAATGGACGTTAGATGCAGTTCAGAGACTGAAGCTAACCGGGTCTCGAAGAACGGACATAAAGAGggcaaggaaagcaaagggtctgaaggaaatatttctacttcttttttgAAGGATCAGCAAGGGactttttctgcctctgcagctACGGAAGACTGTAATAAAAGTAAATCTAGTTCTGCTGACCCGGACTATTGCAGGAGGATCCTAGTTAGAG ATGCCAAAGGTTCAATCCGAGAAATTATTCTGCCTAAGGGGCTTGATCTGGACCGTCCCAAGCGGACCCGCACCTCCTTCACGGCCGAGCAGCTCTACCGCCTGGAGATGGAGTTCCAGCGGTGCCAGTACGTCGTGGGGCGGGAGCGCACCGAGCTCGCCCGGCAGCTCAACCTCTCCGAGACTCAG GTAAAAGTGTGGTTCCAAAACCGGCGCACCAAGCAGAAAAAGGACCAGGGCAAGGACTCGGAGCTGCGCTCCGTCGTATCCGAGACCGCCGCCACCTGCAGCGTCCTgcggctgctggagcagggccgCCTGCTCTCCCCGCCGGGGCTACCGGGCCTCCTGCCCCCCTGCGGCACCGGGCCGCTGGGCTCGGCTCTGCGGGGACCCGGCCTGGCCGCGGGCACCGGcagctcggcggcggcggcggcggcggcggcggctccccccgggggctccccgcaTCCTGCGGCCGGCggcagcgcggcggggccgccccccccgggggcgCTGcacggagccgccgccgccgccgccggcccgggGCTCTTCGGGCTGCCGGTGCCGTCGCTGCTGGGCTCGGTGGCCGGCCGGCTGGCCTCCGCGCCCCTGGCCGTGGCCGGTTCCCTGGCGGGCAACTTGCAGGAACTGTCGGCCCGCTACCTGAGCTCGTCCGCCTTCGAGCCCTACTCCCGGACCAGCAATAAAGAGAGCGCGGAGAAAAAAGCGCTGGACTGA